From Pseudobdellovibrio exovorus JSS, a single genomic window includes:
- a CDS encoding pilT, twitching motility protein PilT: MIENLLAQSVFKNGHEVSFILGHKILSKSGRDWNDIKGDVLTISDWEDLKDLCLSGNEKVQLETKGYVVGIYESEKHKWKFAFVERKDCFRAHLSLIKDATEIQSHIDNPLFWDAIKKDKGLFIVAGERRQGKSALLHEIIANEQRTKLSLIGMHSPLQTQSSEQPIESVVQLGIDTIDYDFNHTLYEGIERVFVDTNTIKNWKKWIEVAEQGQSVVLTLSSNSIGTILNKLASELDVNTCLRLFNVLNGVIVQKLVGANYFPCSEILILKANQKVALHRHLTAHTIAQVDLSAEFKESYQSLNQSIIQRLVRRKIDVPAAFEASDDPDKLDATLKKMGL; this comes from the coding sequence ATGATAGAAAATTTATTGGCCCAATCTGTTTTTAAAAATGGACATGAAGTGTCTTTTATATTGGGACATAAAATTTTATCTAAATCGGGCCGAGACTGGAATGACATCAAAGGCGACGTGTTAACGATTTCCGATTGGGAGGATCTAAAAGATCTTTGTCTTTCGGGGAACGAAAAAGTACAGCTAGAGACAAAAGGTTATGTTGTTGGGATCTATGAATCTGAAAAGCACAAATGGAAATTCGCATTTGTTGAACGAAAAGATTGTTTCAGAGCCCATCTCAGCTTAATAAAAGATGCAACAGAAATTCAATCACACATTGATAATCCACTTTTCTGGGATGCCATTAAAAAAGACAAGGGTTTATTCATAGTTGCTGGCGAAAGACGTCAGGGAAAAAGTGCGTTACTCCATGAAATTATCGCAAATGAGCAGCGTACAAAATTATCATTAATTGGGATGCACTCTCCGTTACAAACACAAAGTTCTGAACAGCCCATTGAGTCAGTGGTGCAGTTAGGGATTGATACCATAGATTACGATTTCAACCACACTTTGTATGAAGGAATTGAAAGAGTTTTCGTCGATACAAATACGATTAAAAATTGGAAGAAATGGATTGAAGTGGCTGAACAAGGACAAAGTGTTGTCCTAACATTGAGTTCTAATTCGATTGGTACAATTTTAAACAAATTAGCTTCCGAGTTAGATGTAAATACATGTTTAAGACTTTTTAATGTTCTGAATGGCGTGATTGTACAAAAGTTAGTGGGAGCGAATTACTTTCCTTGTAGTGAAATCCTAATCCTGAAAGCAAATCAAAAAGTGGCTTTGCATCGTCATTTGACGGCACACACGATCGCACAGGTGGATTTAAGCGCAGAATTTAAAGAGTCCTATCAGTCGTTGAATCAATCTATTATTCAGCGTTTAGTTAGAAGAAAAATTGATGTGCCTGCAGCATTTGAAGCCAGTGATGATCCAGATAAATTAGATGCGACTTTGAAAAAAATGGGACTATAG
- a CDS encoding bifunctional riboflavin kinase/FAD synthetase, which produces MKWIRSQEESIPPFKSSVLTIGSFDGVHLGHQKLLTALVQKALENNTESVALTFKPHPRTVLRPDIPHHRLFDYKDQVEMMTQIGVNYLVEEKFSKDFSLMTAEEFLSTYVEKIFNPVHIVVGYDFNFGKSRDGNIDFLREYCRQKNIGLTVVEAYDKNGLIVSSSQIRTFLEHGEVKKAEELLGRPYYLRGPVRVGYKRGRTLGVPTANISPEIEFIPRKGVYLTWAYLKDKKYPSITNIGDNPTFEHSESYLKVETHIFDFDEDIYGEHLKVEIISFHRDEMKFNSVDSLKAQIFSDLEFARSYFGIKK; this is translated from the coding sequence ATGAAATGGATACGTTCGCAAGAGGAATCAATACCTCCTTTTAAATCATCGGTATTAACAATTGGCAGCTTTGATGGGGTTCATTTAGGCCATCAGAAGCTTTTGACGGCTCTTGTACAGAAGGCTTTGGAAAATAATACAGAGTCAGTGGCCTTAACTTTCAAACCTCATCCGCGTACGGTGTTACGTCCGGATATCCCACATCATCGCCTTTTTGACTATAAAGATCAGGTCGAGATGATGACCCAAATCGGTGTGAACTACTTAGTCGAAGAAAAGTTCAGTAAAGATTTTTCTTTGATGACAGCCGAAGAGTTCTTATCAACGTATGTCGAAAAGATATTTAATCCAGTTCATATTGTTGTTGGTTATGATTTTAATTTTGGTAAATCACGCGACGGCAATATTGATTTCCTACGTGAGTACTGTCGCCAGAAAAATATAGGACTCACAGTTGTAGAGGCTTACGATAAAAATGGATTGATTGTTTCGTCATCTCAAATCAGAACCTTTTTAGAGCATGGGGAAGTTAAAAAAGCTGAAGAGCTTTTGGGACGACCTTATTATCTAAGAGGACCTGTGCGTGTCGGTTATAAAAGAGGTCGTACTTTAGGTGTGCCGACGGCGAATATCAGTCCTGAGATCGAATTTATACCAAGAAAAGGTGTCTATTTAACTTGGGCTTACTTAAAAGATAAAAAATATCCTTCCATCACCAATATCGGAGATAATCCGACATTTGAACATTCGGAATCTTATTTAAAAGTCGAAACTCATATATTTGATTTTGATGAAGATATTTATGGTGAGCATTTAAAAGTAGAAATTATCAGCTTCCATCGTGATGAAATGAAATTTAATTCAGTAGATTCTTTGAAGGCACAGATTTTCAGTGATCTAGAGTTTGCACGTTCTTATTTTGGGATTAAGAAATGA
- a CDS encoding glycosyltransferase family 9 protein produces MPSANLVIQTAFLGDLILSVPVLKRIKHLFPQDRLIVVCKKGIGEFLVKNHIVDQIIEIEKSNSATYRQALKALEPYHVNHLFCLHRSVRSQLFSARVKARRKIGFYSFLGFWIFDEMVEHVSENPEVLRQFRILQPIDPETDMNFTRSSFEYLNEVAVDGSMPTVPGFFAFPRVSEVKKSLSEKTRIAIFPGSVWATKQWTKEGFVALVQHFISMGYEVDLMGGPAEKPLCDEIADLSGVTVNVLAGKLSVADSIEALKHYDLIVSNDSASTHMASLNARPVVSIFGPTVLSMGFRPWSSRLRIVENLEMNCRPCGRHGHRQCPLKHHLCMKLIEAPQVFAKAQELLREVSS; encoded by the coding sequence ATGCCCAGTGCGAATCTCGTTATTCAGACAGCTTTTTTGGGCGATCTGATCCTTTCTGTTCCTGTGCTCAAAAGAATTAAGCATCTTTTCCCACAGGATAGACTTATCGTGGTTTGCAAAAAAGGTATTGGTGAATTCTTAGTTAAAAATCATATTGTCGATCAAATTATTGAAATTGAAAAATCGAACTCTGCGACTTACAGGCAGGCCTTAAAGGCTCTTGAGCCTTATCATGTAAACCATCTGTTCTGTTTACACCGATCTGTCAGAAGCCAATTATTTTCCGCAAGAGTAAAAGCTCGTCGGAAAATAGGATTTTATTCATTTTTAGGGTTTTGGATTTTTGATGAAATGGTGGAACATGTATCTGAAAATCCAGAGGTCTTACGGCAGTTCAGAATACTGCAACCAATAGATCCAGAAACGGATATGAACTTTACGAGAAGTTCATTCGAGTATTTAAATGAAGTGGCTGTTGATGGATCTATGCCCACAGTTCCAGGCTTTTTTGCATTTCCCAGAGTATCAGAGGTAAAGAAATCTCTTTCTGAAAAAACTCGTATTGCCATCTTTCCAGGAAGTGTTTGGGCCACTAAGCAGTGGACGAAGGAAGGCTTTGTCGCTTTGGTTCAACACTTCATTAGTATGGGGTATGAGGTGGATTTGATGGGTGGCCCTGCAGAAAAGCCTCTGTGCGATGAAATTGCTGATTTAAGTGGTGTTACTGTCAATGTCCTCGCCGGAAAGTTATCTGTGGCGGATTCGATAGAAGCTTTAAAACATTATGATTTAATTGTTTCGAATGACAGTGCCTCCACACACATGGCTTCTTTGAATGCTCGTCCCGTTGTCAGTATCTTTGGCCCAACGGTGCTGAGTATGGGTTTCCGTCCGTGGTCATCACGATTAAGAATTGTTGAGAATCTTGAGATGAACTGTCGTCCCTGTGGACGTCATGGGCACAGACAATGTCCTCTCAAACATCATTTGTGTATGAAACTGATAGAGGCTCCTCAGGTATTCGCAAAAGCCCAAGAGCTTTTGCGTGAAGTCTCTAGCTAA
- a CDS encoding sigma-54-dependent transcriptional regulator — MTKLRTLIVDDESELRKSVASILKNTNLQVEFEIEEASNGLEALEKVKSQPYGLILMDVRMPEMNGLEALKEIKEHDPRTFVVIMTAHSNLNDAVVAIKDGAYDYVEKPVSPDRLTEIVRKSLEAHDMITNLTASNPIFDDDIESEIVGHNTKMKEVFNLIYKLCKVETTVLIRGENGTGKELVARAIHFNSPRKSGAFVAINCGAIPENLMESEFFGHEKGAFTGAVERKIGKFQLANNGTLFLDEIGELKPEMQVKILRALQEKKFTPVGSNREVKTNARIIAATNRNLEKMMETSEFREDLFYRLNVMPIFLPPLRERADDIPALAMSFLQKFSREHGKNITAIEPECLDLMKKYRWPGNIRELENIIERAFIVESSSIMTKASLPDQIKSDVTQQQKDISTQPQPVDNTTAGALNFEVFKEQAEKEFIVSALKANKGKINQTVAQANIPKNTLLRKIRKYNINVKDFS, encoded by the coding sequence ATGACAAAATTAAGAACACTGATCGTAGATGACGAAAGCGAGCTTAGAAAATCAGTTGCCTCTATCCTTAAAAATACCAATCTTCAGGTTGAATTTGAGATTGAAGAAGCTAGTAATGGTTTAGAAGCTTTAGAAAAAGTTAAGTCTCAGCCCTACGGACTTATTCTGATGGACGTCCGCATGCCTGAGATGAATGGCTTAGAAGCTCTGAAAGAGATCAAAGAACACGACCCGCGTACATTTGTTGTCATTATGACAGCGCACTCCAATTTGAATGATGCTGTCGTGGCGATTAAAGATGGCGCCTATGATTACGTTGAAAAACCTGTCAGCCCTGACCGCCTGACTGAGATCGTACGCAAAAGTTTAGAAGCCCATGACATGATCACCAATCTTACAGCCTCTAACCCTATCTTTGATGACGATATTGAAAGTGAAATCGTCGGCCACAACACGAAAATGAAAGAGGTCTTCAACCTGATTTACAAGCTTTGTAAAGTGGAAACCACTGTTCTGATTCGCGGAGAAAATGGAACCGGTAAAGAACTTGTCGCCCGCGCTATTCACTTTAACTCCCCAAGAAAATCAGGGGCTTTTGTCGCCATCAACTGTGGTGCTATTCCGGAAAACTTGATGGAGTCTGAATTTTTTGGTCACGAAAAAGGGGCTTTCACAGGCGCCGTTGAAAGAAAGATCGGAAAGTTTCAGCTGGCTAATAATGGAACCTTGTTCCTCGATGAAATCGGTGAATTAAAACCCGAGATGCAAGTAAAGATCTTACGCGCTCTGCAAGAGAAAAAATTTACTCCTGTTGGTAGCAACCGCGAAGTGAAGACAAATGCTCGCATCATTGCAGCAACGAATCGTAACCTTGAAAAAATGATGGAAACTTCTGAATTCAGAGAGGATCTTTTCTATCGTCTAAATGTCATGCCGATCTTTTTACCTCCTCTTCGTGAAAGAGCTGATGACATTCCGGCACTTGCCATGAGCTTCTTGCAAAAATTTTCTAGAGAGCATGGAAAAAACATCACCGCTATTGAGCCAGAGTGCCTTGACCTGATGAAAAAATATCGCTGGCCCGGCAATATCCGTGAGCTAGAAAATATTATTGAGCGTGCCTTTATTGTGGAATCTTCTTCTATTATGACGAAGGCGAGTTTACCAGATCAGATCAAGTCAGATGTGACTCAACAACAAAAAGATATCTCGACTCAGCCTCAGCCCGTAGACAACACGACTGCTGGTGCTTTGAATTTTGAGGTTTTTAAAGAGCAAGCTGAAAAAGAATTTATCGTCAGCGCTTTGAAAGCCAACAAAGGAAAAATCAACCAAACTGTGGCACAAGCGAATATTCCGAAAAATACCCTTTTGCGTAAGATTCGTAAGTACAATATCAATGTGAAAGATTTTAGCTAG
- a CDS encoding type II secretion system F family protein, with amino-acid sequence MAFFIYQARTINGNAVKGKIEARDEADAKIRLRAKQLIPTKLTLLNTQEAKGSELEEAIKRLLAPKIEVKELKIFTRQFSTLINSGIPIADALRILSEGSGSSRLLKDALLQIRSSIDVGKRLSESMAVHDRIFDRFYCNMIQAGEEAGILDTILLRLSQYIEKNEKIKGQVKGALVMPAVITVVAIIVITGIITFIIPKFQEFYQGSGKELPLPTQMLVDLSANLRENWFIYIVIVISVVASFVYYINTPEGKKQLDKTLITAPVIGDVVQKSSVARMTRTLSTLLSSGIGLIEAIDISAKTAGNYVVENALTECKNSVVVGKPFHVPLSRQKEIPAMVSQMVAIGEQSGSLDTMLGKIADFYEEEVETSVKAMTSLIEPIMMVVLGGAIAVILVAMYLPVFSMGDTIGV; translated from the coding sequence ATGGCATTTTTCATTTATCAAGCTCGTACAATTAATGGTAATGCAGTAAAAGGGAAGATCGAAGCTCGCGATGAAGCTGATGCTAAGATACGTCTACGTGCGAAGCAATTGATACCGACAAAACTCACTTTATTGAATACACAGGAAGCTAAGGGTAGTGAGCTGGAAGAGGCGATTAAGCGCCTCTTAGCACCTAAAATTGAAGTCAAAGAATTAAAGATTTTCACTCGTCAGTTTTCTACTCTTATCAATTCGGGTATTCCTATTGCGGATGCCCTCAGAATTTTATCTGAAGGCAGTGGATCGAGTCGTCTATTAAAAGATGCCTTATTACAGATCCGTTCTTCTATTGATGTGGGTAAAAGATTATCTGAGTCTATGGCCGTACATGATCGTATTTTCGATCGTTTTTACTGTAATATGATACAAGCAGGTGAAGAGGCCGGTATCTTAGATACGATCTTACTAAGGTTGTCTCAGTACATTGAAAAGAATGAAAAAATTAAAGGCCAAGTTAAGGGGGCATTAGTTATGCCCGCCGTGATCACTGTTGTCGCGATTATCGTGATCACAGGTATCATTACCTTTATCATTCCTAAATTCCAAGAGTTCTATCAGGGCTCAGGAAAGGAATTACCTTTACCTACGCAAATGCTAGTCGATTTGTCTGCTAATTTGCGTGAAAATTGGTTTATCTATATTGTCATTGTCATATCGGTCGTAGCCAGTTTTGTCTATTATATCAATACACCAGAAGGTAAAAAACAGCTGGATAAGACTCTGATCACAGCACCTGTTATCGGAGATGTAGTTCAAAAATCCAGTGTGGCTCGTATGACACGTACCTTGTCGACATTATTGTCTTCAGGGATTGGGCTTATTGAGGCTATCGACATTTCCGCAAAAACTGCCGGTAACTATGTGGTAGAAAATGCTTTAACAGAGTGTAAAAACTCAGTTGTCGTGGGTAAGCCGTTCCATGTGCCGCTGTCTCGACAAAAAGAAATTCCAGCAATGGTATCGCAAATGGTGGCGATTGGTGAGCAATCGGGTTCCTTAGATACGATGTTAGGTAAAATTGCCGACTTCTATGAAGAGGAAGTGGAAACTTCAGTGAAAGCCATGACCTCATTGATCGAGCCGATCATGATGGTTGTGTTGGGTGGAGCTATCGCGGTGATCCTAGTGGCGATGTACTTACCAGTATTCAGTATGGGAGACACTATTGGCGTCTAA
- the pilB gene encoding type IV-A pilus assembly ATPase PilB → MALNKLGEILVKQGMLRPDQLQAVLVESQRTKARLGPTIVAAGLLKDSQILRALEKQYALPGVDVSQFEIDQAVISLVNREFCEKHCVIPLSKAGTTLVVAFSDPSNLQVRDDLRYISKCKIQPVVATESTILQAIEKYYSISTDDLIAKGDAAEADIQLSTQTSTVEVGSAADDAPVVKFVNGILLEAVRRRASDIHFEIYEKKYRVRFRIDGSLVEAATPPASSGPAISSRIKIMSKMDIAEKRRPQDGRLKIILNKENREMDFRVNSIPTMWGEKIVMRLLDKSNLQRDMTKLGFEEEDLKLFKNTINLPQGMVLITGPTGSGKTTTIYSALAELNKLDVNISTAEDPIEFNLDGINQVQANADIDLTFVNILRAFLRQDPDIIMVGEIRDLETAEIAFKAASTGHMVVSTLHTNDAPTTVTRLTEMGVAPYLITSTLNLVVAQRLLGKICESCKEPNKIPDSTLLNLGVSREEIPNFQVFKAKGCGACNNTGIRGRMAIYELMPLTEQVKDLILRGASSNELRAACRSMGMRTLRRSALLKLARGLTTIEEVINSSVRDEL, encoded by the coding sequence ATGGCTTTAAATAAATTGGGCGAAATTTTAGTTAAGCAAGGTATGCTACGGCCTGATCAGTTGCAAGCCGTCCTTGTTGAAAGCCAAAGAACTAAGGCTAGGTTGGGGCCGACCATTGTTGCCGCAGGCCTGTTAAAAGACAGTCAAATTTTACGTGCTTTAGAAAAACAATATGCACTTCCCGGTGTTGATGTTTCGCAATTTGAAATAGATCAAGCTGTTATCAGTTTGGTGAATCGTGAGTTTTGTGAAAAGCATTGCGTGATACCCTTGTCCAAAGCGGGAACTACACTCGTAGTCGCATTTTCTGATCCAAGTAATTTGCAAGTACGTGATGACTTACGCTATATCAGTAAGTGCAAAATACAACCTGTAGTTGCGACAGAGAGCACAATTCTACAGGCGATTGAAAAGTATTATTCGATTTCCACAGACGACCTCATTGCAAAAGGTGATGCGGCAGAAGCGGATATTCAACTTTCTACGCAGACCTCAACAGTTGAGGTGGGAAGTGCGGCAGATGATGCTCCGGTTGTTAAGTTTGTGAATGGAATTTTATTGGAAGCTGTACGCAGAAGAGCTTCCGATATTCACTTTGAAATTTACGAAAAAAAATATCGTGTTCGTTTCCGTATTGATGGTAGTTTGGTGGAAGCCGCAACGCCTCCAGCTTCTTCTGGGCCAGCGATTAGCTCTCGTATTAAAATCATGTCTAAGATGGATATCGCTGAGAAGCGACGCCCACAGGATGGTCGTTTGAAAATCATCTTAAATAAAGAAAATCGCGAAATGGATTTTCGTGTGAACTCGATTCCAACGATGTGGGGCGAAAAGATCGTGATGCGTCTTCTAGACAAATCGAATCTTCAGCGTGATATGACTAAGCTGGGATTTGAAGAAGAAGATTTGAAATTATTCAAAAATACCATCAATTTGCCCCAAGGAATGGTGTTGATTACTGGGCCAACAGGTTCTGGTAAAACGACGACTATTTATTCGGCCTTAGCCGAACTCAATAAGCTGGATGTTAATATCAGTACAGCCGAAGACCCGATCGAATTTAACCTTGATGGGATCAATCAAGTGCAAGCTAATGCTGATATTGATCTGACATTTGTGAATATTCTAAGAGCTTTTTTACGTCAAGATCCTGATATCATTATGGTGGGTGAGATTCGTGACTTAGAAACGGCCGAGATCGCCTTTAAGGCAGCATCAACAGGTCACATGGTTGTTAGTACGTTGCATACCAATGATGCTCCAACAACGGTAACCCGTTTAACAGAAATGGGCGTGGCGCCGTATTTGATTACTTCGACATTAAATTTAGTTGTGGCTCAGCGTCTTTTGGGAAAGATCTGTGAATCGTGTAAAGAGCCAAATAAAATCCCAGATAGTACATTGCTGAACTTGGGTGTCTCACGCGAAGAAATTCCGAACTTCCAAGTTTTTAAAGCCAAGGGTTGCGGTGCTTGTAATAACACAGGTATTCGCGGTCGTATGGCAATTTATGAACTGATGCCTTTAACTGAACAGGTTAAGGATTTAATTCTACGTGGCGCTAGCAGTAATGAGCTAAGAGCTGCTTGTCGTAGCATGGGGATGAGAACACTTCGAAGAAGTGCTCTTTTAAAATTGGCCCGTGGATTGACGACGATTGAAGAAGTAATTAATTCATCAGTAAGGGATGAGCTATGA
- a CDS encoding ATP-binding protein has product MRALICWVFSLFFLKFDENGNYDIRFQLRGDKKVSSEVVLVTLKVSEFSKMYDFRTSSLIYANEFSDLSDSFFWDREIWKNLLSKILEQKPKKVGVTLYFGGNIGQVRLSPNEGHIFRDQRVVWATNSNQPEKLSLPIASRANRSNIANIDTLKDDDGIVRRLIFSSDGVASLAERLQPDPAASVLSGISVINYKGKSLFTEVSLADVLSSDLPKDFFKNKIVLIGTEKSSYSQVQTPLGVFSRHEFWAMATENILTDSFIKKFSSLIYAGFLLALTFLAIVILTRYPQAVALFFLAWLATLTSAFSAWVFDSFYYWIPIVSPVSLFIFIWVLFIGYQALKIEQAHARLQQQQNYLAELEQLKTNFVSLISHDLKTPIAKIQGVLDRVMTQNDLPTELRSDFVSLKDYSEELNRYIQSILKLLRVESRDFKIIKETADINGVIENVIQRLSPLAKSKNIALNLNLEPMFLIEIDVTLMTEVFLNIVENAIKYTPANGHVTIHSYETDSDVCIEIKDSGEGIAPEDQELIWQKFVRGKTQDYKTKGTGLGLYLVKYFIELHGGRISMQSELQKGTSFLVQLPIETHDTDIS; this is encoded by the coding sequence ATGAGAGCCCTCATTTGCTGGGTCTTTTCGCTATTTTTTTTAAAATTCGATGAAAATGGCAACTATGACATCCGTTTTCAGCTTCGTGGCGATAAAAAGGTCTCAAGTGAGGTCGTACTCGTTACCCTAAAAGTATCTGAATTCAGCAAAATGTATGATTTTCGCACCAGTAGTCTAATTTATGCCAATGAGTTTTCAGACCTCAGCGACAGCTTCTTTTGGGATCGCGAAATTTGGAAGAACTTACTTTCTAAAATTCTTGAACAAAAACCAAAAAAAGTTGGTGTGACTTTATACTTCGGTGGAAATATTGGTCAGGTTCGTCTTTCCCCTAATGAAGGGCACATCTTCCGTGATCAAAGAGTTGTTTGGGCTACCAATTCAAATCAACCGGAAAAACTCTCTTTGCCAATAGCCAGTAGAGCTAACCGCTCGAATATTGCCAACATCGACACCCTTAAAGACGATGATGGTATCGTACGTCGCTTAATCTTTTCCTCCGATGGCGTCGCGAGCTTAGCCGAACGTCTTCAACCCGATCCAGCAGCATCTGTTTTGTCAGGGATATCGGTGATTAACTACAAGGGAAAAAGTCTTTTCACAGAGGTCTCTCTGGCTGATGTCCTCAGTTCAGATCTTCCAAAAGATTTCTTTAAAAACAAAATCGTCTTGATCGGAACAGAGAAATCTTCGTATTCGCAGGTACAAACACCTCTGGGCGTTTTCTCTCGCCATGAATTTTGGGCCATGGCCACAGAAAACATTTTAACCGATAGTTTCATCAAAAAATTCTCCAGTCTCATTTATGCTGGGTTTCTGTTAGCACTCACCTTTTTAGCTATTGTTATTTTAACTCGCTATCCTCAGGCCGTTGCGCTTTTCTTTTTGGCTTGGCTTGCAACGCTGACCTCCGCTTTTTCGGCATGGGTCTTTGATAGTTTTTATTATTGGATTCCCATCGTCAGCCCGGTCAGCTTGTTTATTTTCATCTGGGTTCTGTTCATTGGATACCAAGCCCTAAAAATCGAGCAAGCCCATGCGCGACTACAACAACAGCAAAATTACTTAGCGGAGTTAGAACAGCTCAAAACCAACTTCGTCAGTTTGATCAGTCATGACTTAAAAACGCCCATTGCAAAAATTCAGGGGGTTTTAGATCGTGTTATGACACAAAATGATTTACCGACAGAGCTTAGATCTGACTTTGTAAGCCTTAAGGACTACTCTGAGGAATTGAATCGCTACATTCAATCTATTCTGAAACTATTACGAGTCGAATCGCGCGATTTTAAAATCATAAAAGAAACTGCTGATATCAATGGTGTCATTGAAAATGTCATCCAGCGACTGAGCCCATTAGCTAAATCAAAAAATATCGCACTCAATCTTAATTTAGAACCCATGTTTTTAATTGAAATTGATGTCACATTGATGACTGAGGTTTTTCTTAATATCGTGGAAAATGCGATCAAATACACGCCTGCCAACGGGCACGTCACTATTCACTCTTATGAAACTGACTCTGATGTCTGTATCGAAATCAAAGACAGCGGGGAAGGCATTGCACCTGAAGATCAGGAACTCATTTGGCAAAAATTTGTACGCGGTAAGACACAAGATTATAAAACTAAGGGCACTGGACTAGGACTCTATTTGGTGAAATACTTTATCGAATTACATGGTGGACGTATTTCTATGCAGTCTGAACTACAAAAAGGAACGAGCTTCCTTGTTCAGTTACCTATTGAAACTCATGATACGGATATAAGCTAA
- a CDS encoding DUF3108 domain-containing protein, which translates to MKKVTIAILTSSFLLVSCSSLLKYDFDKAFSRNKEFEQQVVIVAPEESSPASSTSDEVKAEPPAVVTPHTPPTRARNEALSKEEAAMLFYEQSKAAKAKSTTVKPKETAAPTKVATVNKTATKAVAKAEKSTEDKTTKPKKREPDIEDSEGFDNQRRPLVDPFRVGEVVTHDVSYLGAKAGVLRLEVKPFAMVNNRKSYNFFIDVKSTSFFSKVYAVDDQVQTYVDYEELVPWVFKLNIRDSGQVKEAQSFFNFKTLKANYWERRYTEKDGQEEKKLEWDILPYSQNAFSAVFYMRVFQWTVGKEHQFRVADDEKNINFTGRAIEKTKLKTEAGTFDAIKIKAEIVSRGNLAKATDFYLWVSDDDRKYILRIEVKLPIGSLVSEVSSIKAGK; encoded by the coding sequence ATGAAAAAAGTGACGATTGCGATTTTAACTTCGAGCTTTCTACTGGTGTCGTGTTCAAGTTTATTAAAATACGACTTTGATAAAGCGTTTTCTCGAAATAAAGAGTTTGAACAACAAGTCGTTATTGTGGCTCCCGAAGAAAGTAGTCCTGCCTCATCAACTTCAGATGAAGTTAAAGCAGAGCCGCCAGCAGTGGTGACTCCACACACGCCACCGACACGTGCTAGAAACGAAGCCCTTTCGAAAGAAGAGGCCGCCATGCTTTTCTATGAGCAGTCTAAGGCGGCTAAGGCGAAGTCAACGACAGTAAAACCTAAGGAGACAGCGGCTCCAACAAAGGTGGCCACAGTAAATAAAACAGCGACTAAAGCGGTGGCTAAGGCAGAAAAAAGTACAGAAGACAAAACTACTAAGCCGAAAAAGCGCGAGCCTGATATCGAAGACTCTGAGGGATTTGATAATCAACGCCGTCCCTTAGTTGATCCTTTCCGTGTGGGTGAAGTGGTGACCCACGATGTGAGTTACTTAGGAGCAAAAGCTGGGGTTTTACGATTAGAAGTGAAACCTTTTGCTATGGTGAATAATCGCAAATCCTACAATTTTTTTATCGATGTTAAGTCGACCTCATTTTTTTCAAAGGTCTACGCAGTTGATGATCAAGTGCAAACCTATGTGGATTACGAAGAATTAGTGCCGTGGGTTTTTAAATTGAATATTCGCGATTCTGGTCAGGTTAAGGAAGCACAATCGTTTTTTAATTTTAAAACATTAAAAGCGAATTATTGGGAAAGACGTTATACTGAAAAAGACGGGCAAGAAGAAAAAAAGCTCGAGTGGGATATACTGCCGTATTCTCAGAATGCTTTTAGTGCCGTTTTTTACATGCGTGTTTTCCAGTGGACAGTGGGTAAGGAACACCAATTCCGTGTAGCTGATGATGAAAAAAATATTAACTTCACGGGACGTGCCATTGAAAAAACTAAGTTGAAAACTGAGGCGGGTACTTTTGATGCTATTAAAATTAAGGCTGAAATTGTATCTAGAGGAAACTTAGCTAAAGCGACCGACTTCTATCTATGGGTGTCGGATGATGATCGTAAATATATTTTAAGAATTGAAGTCAAGTTACCAATAGGGTCTTTAGTATCTGAGGTCTCTAGTATCAAAGCAGGTAAGTGA